Proteins from one Triticum aestivum cultivar Chinese Spring chromosome 7A, IWGSC CS RefSeq v2.1, whole genome shotgun sequence genomic window:
- the LOC123149787 gene encoding growth-regulating factor 5, translating to MLSSSAAMGMGLGGYGQQQQQQQMQMQMQMQRGAGPVFTPAQWAELEQQALIYKYLMAGVPVPPDLLLPIRPHPAGAGATFSFANPAASPFYHHHHPSMSYYAYYGKKLDPEPWRCRRTDGKKWRCSKEAHPDSKYCERHMHRGRNRSRKPVESKSASPAHQSQQPPLSAVTSATRDAEPLPSLPAGAKTHGLSLGGAGSSQMHVDASSYGNKYSLGAKSDVGELSFFSGASGNNNRGFTIDSPTDSSWHSMGSSLPPYQLSKPRDSGLMQGGFSYSHFEPSQELGQVTIASLSHSQEQDRRSFGGGGGGGGGGAGLMGNVKQENQPLRPFFDEWPGRRDSWSEMDDERSNGTSFSTTQLSISIPMPRCD from the exons ATGctgagctcgtcggcggcgatggggATGGGGCTGGGCGGgtacggccagcagcagcagcagcagcagatgcaGATGCAGATGCAGATGCAGCGGGGGGCGGGGCCGGTGTTCACGCCGGCGCAGTGGGCCGAGCTGGAGCAGCAGGCGCTGATTTACAAGTACCTCATGGCGGGCGTGCCCGTGCCGCCCGATCTCCTGCTCCCCATCCGCCCCCACCCCGCCGGCGCCGGAGCCACCTTCTCCTTCGCCAACCCCGCCGCCTCGCCcttctaccaccaccaccacccctcca tGAGTTACTACGCCTACTATGGCAAGAAGCTCGACCCGGAGCCGTGGCGGTGCCGCCGCACCGACGGCAAGAAGTGGAGGTGCTCCAAGGAGGCGCACCCCGACTCCAAGTACTGCGAGCGCCACATGCACCGTGGCCGCAACCGTTCAAGAAAGCCTGTGGAATCCAAGTCTGCTTCCCCTGCGCACCAGTCGCAGCAGCCCCCGTTGTCCGCCGTCACGTCCGCCACCCGCGACGCCGAGCCTCTCCCCTCCCTCCCGGCGGGGGCTAAGACCCATGGCCTGTCCCTCGGCGGGGCTGGCTCGTCGCAGATGCACGTCGACGCCTCGTCATACGGCAACAA ATACTCCCTTGGAGCTAAATCTGACGTGGGTGAACTGAGCTTCTTCTCTGGAGCATCAGGAAACAACAACAGGGGCTTCACCATCGATTCCCCAACGGACAGCTCGTGGCACTCAATGGGATCCAGCCTGCCCCCGTACCAACTGTCGAAACCTAGAGATTCCGGCCTCATGCAAGGCGGCTTCTCGTATTCCCACTTTGAGCCGTCGCAGGAGCTTGGGCAGGTAACCATCGCCTCGCTGTCCCACTCCCAGGAGCAGGACCGCCGCTccttcggtggcggcggtggtggtggaggtggaggggcAGGGCTCATGGGAAATGTTAAGCAGGAGAACCAGCCGCTGAGGCCCTTCTTCGACGAGTGGCCGGGGAGGCGGGACTCGTGGTCGGAGATGGACGACGAGCGCTCCAACGGCACCTCCTTCTCGACGACCCAGCTCTCGATCTCCATCCCAATGCCTCGAT GTGATTGA
- the LOC123149785 gene encoding cyclin-dependent kinase F-4 isoform X2 yields MERYNIITEVGDGTFGSVWRAINKESGEVVAIKKMKKKYFSWEECINLREVKSLRRMNHPNIVKLKEVIRENDMLFFVFEYMECNLYQLMKSKGKPFSETEIRNWCFQVFQALSHMHQRGYFHRDLKPENLLVTKELIKVADFGLAREIISEPPYTEYVSTRWYRAPEVLLQASVYSSAVDMWAMGAIIAELFSHRPLFPGSSEADEIYKICSILGTPNQHTWAAGLQLAASIHFQFPQSGSITLSEVVPTASEDALNLISWLCSWDPRKRPTAVEVLQHPFFQPCFYIPPSLRFRSTGYATTPPSVGARGAMDQKNARRYPVGTLTNGRPAVNNSYLGTNNVPARAAGVQRKLELDHQVKPEGNHKLTKENAMNQPWSRLPPAPVRNNGNYLAAKEQIPRGGVPDIAEKLSQLSMASTTNRAPIMSSDRFADLKGTTRAHQPEPVRRPVPLGPRDTWHARNDPFRRTYEMPGERALLQRKLVS; encoded by the exons ATGGAGAG GTATAACATTATTACGGAAGTGGGTGACGGTACGTTTGGTAGTGTTTGGCGTGCAATCAATAAGGAAAGTGGTGAAGTG GTTGCAAtcaagaaaatgaagaaaaaataTTTTTCTTGGGAGGAGTGCATCAATCTCCGTGAAGTGAAG TCCCTCCGAAGGATGAACCATCCAAACATTGTGAAGCTCAAGGAGGTCATAAGAGAGAATGACATGCTGTTCTTTGTTTTTGAATACATG GAATGCAATCTATATCAGCTGATGAAGAGCAAGGGAAAGCCTTTTTCTGAGACTGAAATCCGGAACTGGTGCTTTCAAGTATTTCAAGCTCTTAGTCACATGCATCAACGTGGATACTTTCATCGGGACCTTAAGCCTG AAAATCTGCTAGTTACAAAGGAACTCATCAAGGTAGCTGATTTTGGGCTTGCTCGTGAGATTATTTCTGAACCACCATACACAGAATATGTGTCAACTCGCTG GTATCGTGCCCCAGAGGTTCTACTTCAAGCTTCTGTTTACAGCTCAGCAGTTG ACATGTGGGCTATGGGCGCCATTATTGCCGAGCTTTTTTCACACCGACCTCTTTTCCCTGGCTCAAG TGAAGCGGACGAGATATACAAAATCTGTAGCATTCTTGGCACACCAAATCAGCATACTTGGGCTGCAGGACTGCAGCTGGCAGCATCTATCCATTTTCAGTTTCCTCAG TCTGGAAGCATAACTCTTTCAGAAGTGGTTCCCACAGCAAGTGAAGATGCGCTGAACCTTATTTCG TGGCTTTGCTCATGGGACCCCCGTAAAAGGCCAACCGCAGTGGAGGTTTTGCAGCATCCCTTCTTTCAG CCATGCTTCTATATCCCCCCTTCACTTCGTTTCAGATCGACCGGATATGCAACAACACCACCATCAG TTGGGGCTAGAGGGGCTATGGACCAGAAGAATGCTAGGAGATACCCTGTGGGGACTTTAACCAACGGGAGACCGGCAGTCAATAACTCGTACCTGGGCACTAATAACGTCCCAGCAAGAGCAGCTGGCGTGCAAAGGAAGCTAGAGCTGGATCATCAGGTGAAACCAGAGGGCAACCATAAGCTGACGAAGGAGAACGCGATGAACCAGCCTTGGTCCCGACTACCACCAGCACCAGTGAGGAACAACG GGAACTACCTCGCTGCAAAGGAGCAGATCCCTCGCGGCGGCGTGCCTGACATAGCCGAGAAGCTGTCCCAGCTGTCGATGGCCTCCACCACCAACCGGGCGCCGATCATGTCTTCGGACAGGTTTGCTGACCTGAAGGGCACTACCAGAGCCCACCAACCGGAGCCCGTGAGGCGGCCCGTGCCTCTGGGACCCAGGGACACGTGGCACGCCCGGAACGACCCCTTCCGGCGCACCTACGAGATGCCCGGCGAGAGGGCTCTCCTCCAGAGGAAGCTCGTCAGCTGA
- the LOC123149785 gene encoding cyclin-dependent kinase F-4 isoform X1 codes for MERYNIITEVGDGTFGSVWRAINKESGEVVAIKKMKKKYFSWEECINLREVKVFYVMLHNISWSHIASWLPSLHLIKCMFQLQQSLRRMNHPNIVKLKEVIRENDMLFFVFEYMECNLYQLMKSKGKPFSETEIRNWCFQVFQALSHMHQRGYFHRDLKPENLLVTKELIKVADFGLAREIISEPPYTEYVSTRWYRAPEVLLQASVYSSAVDMWAMGAIIAELFSHRPLFPGSSEADEIYKICSILGTPNQHTWAAGLQLAASIHFQFPQSGSITLSEVVPTASEDALNLISWLCSWDPRKRPTAVEVLQHPFFQPCFYIPPSLRFRSTGYATTPPSVGARGAMDQKNARRYPVGTLTNGRPAVNNSYLGTNNVPARAAGVQRKLELDHQVKPEGNHKLTKENAMNQPWSRLPPAPVRNNGNYLAAKEQIPRGGVPDIAEKLSQLSMASTTNRAPIMSSDRFADLKGTTRAHQPEPVRRPVPLGPRDTWHARNDPFRRTYEMPGERALLQRKLVS; via the exons ATGGAGAG GTATAACATTATTACGGAAGTGGGTGACGGTACGTTTGGTAGTGTTTGGCGTGCAATCAATAAGGAAAGTGGTGAAGTG GTTGCAAtcaagaaaatgaagaaaaaataTTTTTCTTGGGAGGAGTGCATCAATCTCCGTGAAGTGAAGGTATTTTATGTTATGTTACATAACATATCATGGAGCCATATTGCATCATGGCTTCCTTCACTTCATTTGATTAAATGTATGTTTCAACTTCAACAGTCCCTCCGAAGGATGAACCATCCAAACATTGTGAAGCTCAAGGAGGTCATAAGAGAGAATGACATGCTGTTCTTTGTTTTTGAATACATG GAATGCAATCTATATCAGCTGATGAAGAGCAAGGGAAAGCCTTTTTCTGAGACTGAAATCCGGAACTGGTGCTTTCAAGTATTTCAAGCTCTTAGTCACATGCATCAACGTGGATACTTTCATCGGGACCTTAAGCCTG AAAATCTGCTAGTTACAAAGGAACTCATCAAGGTAGCTGATTTTGGGCTTGCTCGTGAGATTATTTCTGAACCACCATACACAGAATATGTGTCAACTCGCTG GTATCGTGCCCCAGAGGTTCTACTTCAAGCTTCTGTTTACAGCTCAGCAGTTG ACATGTGGGCTATGGGCGCCATTATTGCCGAGCTTTTTTCACACCGACCTCTTTTCCCTGGCTCAAG TGAAGCGGACGAGATATACAAAATCTGTAGCATTCTTGGCACACCAAATCAGCATACTTGGGCTGCAGGACTGCAGCTGGCAGCATCTATCCATTTTCAGTTTCCTCAG TCTGGAAGCATAACTCTTTCAGAAGTGGTTCCCACAGCAAGTGAAGATGCGCTGAACCTTATTTCG TGGCTTTGCTCATGGGACCCCCGTAAAAGGCCAACCGCAGTGGAGGTTTTGCAGCATCCCTTCTTTCAG CCATGCTTCTATATCCCCCCTTCACTTCGTTTCAGATCGACCGGATATGCAACAACACCACCATCAG TTGGGGCTAGAGGGGCTATGGACCAGAAGAATGCTAGGAGATACCCTGTGGGGACTTTAACCAACGGGAGACCGGCAGTCAATAACTCGTACCTGGGCACTAATAACGTCCCAGCAAGAGCAGCTGGCGTGCAAAGGAAGCTAGAGCTGGATCATCAGGTGAAACCAGAGGGCAACCATAAGCTGACGAAGGAGAACGCGATGAACCAGCCTTGGTCCCGACTACCACCAGCACCAGTGAGGAACAACG GGAACTACCTCGCTGCAAAGGAGCAGATCCCTCGCGGCGGCGTGCCTGACATAGCCGAGAAGCTGTCCCAGCTGTCGATGGCCTCCACCACCAACCGGGCGCCGATCATGTCTTCGGACAGGTTTGCTGACCTGAAGGGCACTACCAGAGCCCACCAACCGGAGCCCGTGAGGCGGCCCGTGCCTCTGGGACCCAGGGACACGTGGCACGCCCGGAACGACCCCTTCCGGCGCACCTACGAGATGCCCGGCGAGAGGGCTCTCCTCCAGAGGAAGCTCGTCAGCTGA